In Falco biarmicus isolate bFalBia1 chromosome 7, bFalBia1.pri, whole genome shotgun sequence, a single window of DNA contains:
- the SKOR1 gene encoding SKI family transcriptional corepressor 1, whose amino-acid sequence MRCGSASPLRPACPRRGGPAAASGELRAGAGGAERRGAGSSWAAERGSGSGGPGGGGGAPGALLTRAFPRFCFAGAFWGGMEAIASQMGNGRDASSSPNSKQELQPYQGSNTLKPNQVGETSLYGVPIVSLVIDGQERLCLAQISNTLLKNYSYNEIHNRRVALGITCVQCTPVQLEILRRAGAMPISSRRCGMITKREAERLCKSFLGEHKPPKLPENFAFDVVHECAWGSRGSFIPARYNSSRAKCIKCSYCSMYFSPNKFIFHSHRTPDSKYTQPDAANFNSWRRHLKLSDKTATEELSHAWEDVKAMFNGGTRKRTFSLQGAAAGGPGGGSPAAKAALHPPPPAGPELAPAHKSLRCSGQEPAGERALGLPAAHGGAAGAHGGAGAVRSYPVIPVPSKGFGMLQKLPPPLFPHPYGFPAAAFGLCPKKQEDALGGAGGGEAGKGGALPPGMFWGPPHPHPHQPAQPPHQPGAAKDAGVYPSFPVFWPAAGSLPVPPYPAQSQAKAAATAVVVAAAAAAAAAAAEPPGLSGRHGELEGSEPSGSGRSSATPQEGAGAEGERCPSALSRAAGEEERSGDEALLPPLPLPRKGSYLSAFRPVVKDAESIAKLYGTREAYGGAAPRGPGYLSPDFLSEGSSSYRSLSPGGDTAEEPEVDVESNRFPEDEEEDAAAAATAAPPEGREPPPPRLLAGTEEPPPAGADGPEEKAGEPAAQEGGQPPDGSPERSSSRGGYEVYAPDRGEHLQPLKTAASVGAPYLCTPEAKEQDKEDNHSAAEDLETRKSYQDQRNVSHPSPVNTDRGEDLAMEVAGTQLVEKDIENLARDELQKLVLEQMELRKKLERDFQSLKDNFQDQMKRELAYREEMVQQLQIVRDTLCNELDQERKARYAIQQKLKEAHDALHHFSCKMLTPRHCTGNCSFKPPLLPQ is encoded by the exons ATGCGCTGCGGTTCCGCCAGCCCTCTCCGGCCGGCCTGtccgcggcggggggggcctGCGGCGGCCAGCGGGGAGCtccgggccggggccggcggcgcggagcggaggggagcggggagcagcTGGGCCGCGGAGCGGGGCTCCGGGagcggcgggccgggcggcggcggcggggccccgggAGCGCTCCTAACCCGCGCCTTTCCCCGATTTTGTTTTGCAGGGGCGTTTTGGGGGGGAATGGAGGCGATCGCCAGTCAGATGGGAAATGGGAGAGATGCAAGCTCCTCCCCAAATTCAAAGCAAGAGCTGCAGCCGTACCAGGGCTCCAATACCCTCAAGCCCAACCAAGTGGGTGAGACCTCTCTGTACGGCGTGCCCATCGTGTCCCTGGTCATCGACGGGCAGGAGCGGCTGTGCCTGGCGCAGATCTCCAACACGCTGCTCAAGAACTACAGCTACAATGAGATCCACAACCGGCGGGTGGCCCTGGGCATCACCTGCGTGCAGTGCACGCCGGTGCAGCTGGAGATCctgcggcgggccggggccaTGCCCATCTCCTCCCGCCGCTGCGGCATGATCACCAAGCGGGAGGCGGAGCGGCTCTGCAAGTCCTTCCTGGGCGAGCACAAGCCGCCCAAGCTGCCCGAGAACTTCGCCTTCGACGTGGTGCACGAGTGCGCCTGGGGCTCCCGGGGCAGCTTCATCCCGGCCCGCTACAACAGCTCCCGCGCTAAGTGCATCAAGTGCAGCTACTGCAGCATGTACTTCTCCCCCAACAAGTTCATCTTCCACTCCCACCGCACCCCGGACTCCAAGTACACCCAGCCCGACGCCGCCAACTTCAACTCCTGGCGCCGCCACCTCAAGCTCAGCGACAAGACGGCCACGGAGGAGCTGTCGCACGCCTGGGAGGATGTCAAGGCCATGTTCAACGGCGGCACCCGCAAGCGGACCTTCTCCCTGCAAGGGGCGGCAGCCGGCGGGCCCGGTGGCGGCTCCCCGGCCGCCAAGGCCGCTCTgcacccgccgccgcccgccggccccgagCTGGCCCCGGCGCACAAGAGCCTGCGCTGCAGCGGGCAGGAGCCGGCGGGCGAGCGggcgctggggctgccggcggcgcacggcggggcggcgggcgcgcacggcggggcgggcgcggtgcGCAGCTACCCGGTGATCCCGGTGCCCAGCAAGGGCTTCGGCATGCTGCAGAAGCTGCCGCCGCCGCTCTTCCCGCACCCCTACGGCTTCCCCGCCGCCGCCTTCGGACTCTGCCCCAAGAAGCAGGAGGACGCGCTGGGCGGCGCGGGAGGCGGCGAGGCGGGCAAGGGCGGCGCGCTGCCGCCCGGCATGTTCTGGGGACCCCCGCACCCTCACCCGCACCAGCCGGCCCAGCCGCCCCACCAGCCCGGGGCCGCCAAGGACGCCGGTGTCTACCCCTCCTTCCCCGTCTTCTGGCCGGCCGCCGGCAGCCTGCCCGTGCCGCCCTACCCGGCGCAAAGCCAGGCCAAGGCGGCGGCCACGGCCGTGGTGGtggcggccgcggcggccgcggcggcggcggcggccgagCCGCCGGGCTTGTCGGGCCGGCACGGCGAGCTGGAGGGCTCGGAGCCGTCGGGCAGCGGGCGGAGCAGCGCGACCCCCCAGGAGGGTGCCGGGGCGGAGGGCGAGCGCTGCCCCAGCGCCTTGTCGCGGGCGGCGGGCGAGGAGGAGCGCTCCGGGGACGAGGCGCTGCtccccccgctgcccctgcccaggaaGGGCAGCTACCTCTCCGCCTTCCGCCCGGTGGTCAAGGACGCCGAGAGCATCGCCAAGCTCTACGGCACCCGCGAGGCGTAcggcggcgcggccccccgcggccccggctACCTCTCCCCGGACTTCCTCAGCGAGGGCAGCTCCAGCTACCGCTCGCTCTCCCCGGGGGGCGACACGGCCGAGGAGCCCGAGGTGGACGTGGAGTCCAACCGCTTCCCGGAGGACGAGGAGGAGgacgccgccgccgccgccaccgccgccccccccgaGGGACgcgagccgccgccgccgcggctgCTGGCCGGTACCGAggagccgccgcccgccggggccGACGGGCCCGAGGAGAAGGCGGGCGAGCCGGCGGCGCAGGAGGGCGGGCAGCCGCCCGACGGCAGCCCCGAgcggagcagcagcaggggcgGCTACGAG GTGTACGCACCGGACAGGGGGGAGCACCTGCAGCCGCTGAAGACCGCCGCCTCCGTGGGAGCCCCGTACCTCTGCACCCCCGAGGCGAAGG AGCAAGATAAAGAAGACAATCACTCCGCGGCAGAGGATTTAGAGACCAGAAAATCCTATCAGGACCAAAGGAATGTCTCGCATCCCAGCCCTGTAAATACCGACAGAG GGGAGGACCTCGCCATGGAGGTGGCCGGGACGCAGCTGGTGGAAAAGGACATCGAGAATTTGGCCCGAG atgagTTGCAAAAATTGGTCCTGGAACAAATGGAGCTGAGgaaaaagctggagagggacttccAGAGCCTGAAAG ATAACTTCCAGGACCAGATGAAGCGGGAGCTGGCGTACCGGGAGGAGAtggtgcagcagctgcagatcGTCCGAG ATACGCTGTGCAACGAGCTGGACCAGGAGAGGAAAGCGCGCTATGCCATCCAGCAGAAGTTGAAAG AGGCCCACGACGCGCTGCATCACTTCTCCTGCAAAATGCTGACCCCGCGGCACTGCACGGGGAACTGCTCCTTCAAACCGCCGCTGCTGCCCCAGTGA